The proteins below come from a single Bactrocera dorsalis isolate Fly_Bdor chromosome 5, ASM2337382v1, whole genome shotgun sequence genomic window:
- the LOC105232772 gene encoding protein bric-a-brac 2 isoform X3: protein MDMTKDIIDYTQKHTETADRLIAGYQSPLSEISENEANTRACAAASPFQIGSNIVEAKITTTTNAYNDVPEQTPANTAHAAQQLEQHTSTQADAMEQQPAAETANSMSVDKTSETNTIATAKTVSAVVSGDITPPPRPFTTSEVVGLSSALDDDPDLHVDVQLPKSRSLPTSPDHHRRSLDSASAEILTRMNAALFGFEQRRGLDGAMHMPMRISKLTKQSTPLAARKSISPLGLKSKKQLAAAAAVATNSQQQQFCLRWNNYQTNLTNVFDELLQNESFVDVTLACEGQSIKAHKMVLSACSPYFQALFYDNPCQHPIIIMRDVRWEELKAIMEFMYKGEINVSQEQINPLLKVAEMLKIRGLAEVSAGSGHGMAAPHPMMPEQRMTIFDDEEEAESDDDTESAEDGCQKPKRARMLDPTMGKVFPHTAALDLNLAAQRQRKRSRDGLFTDGNMSRFGANASMQSTSESAEPNTQTTNATTDETSGADVSATPQQPVVAVTTSTIVRNPFASPNPNPTNNAAANANQSNSQSAIATTSAPTAASSSTPTLCSSTPTAPDTPTSLATGHSYRPPSMPSASSLKGAMSSPAAAAAAAAAATASGMPLNVHSNPVAAAAAAAALGVNPHHPHHPHHHHHHAAAAAQQLAAQHQLHAAAHSHAAMASALGASLAAGAGAGAAGTGAAGAANISSAVGHHDELEIKPEIAEMIREEERVSLLKVRYVSIRICLVLSY, encoded by the coding sequence ATGGATATGACAAAAGACATTATTGACTACACACAAAAACACACCGAAACGGCCGACCGCTTAATTGCCGGCTATCAATCGCCACTTTCCGAGATCAGTGAGAACGAAGCAAACACACGCGCATGCGCCGCAGCCTCACCATTTCAGATTGGCAGCAATATAGTCGAAgctaaaatcacaacaacaaccaacgcCTATAACGACGTGCCGGAACAAACACCGGCCAACACTGCACACGCCGCGCAGCAACTCGAGCAGCACACATCAACACAAGCAGACGCTATGGAGCAGCAGCCGGCTGCTGAAACGGCGAATAGCATGTCGGTTGACAAAACCAGTGAAACAAATACTATTGCAACAGCCAAGACTGTGAGCGCAGTGGTGAGTGGTGATATAACGCCACCACCACGCCCATTCACTACCAGCGAAGTGGTTGGCTTGAGTTCGGCACTTGATGATGATCCCGACTTGCACGTCGACGTGCAGCTACCCAAGTCGCGTTCCCTGCCCACATCGCCCGATCATCACAGACGCAGCTTGGACTCAGCATCAGCAGAGATATTGACGCGCATGAATGCTGCGCTGTTTGGATTCGAGCAGCGGCGCGGTCTGGACGGAGCGATGCATATGCCAATGCGCATATCGAAGTTGACGAAGCAGTCAACACCGTTAGCTGCACGTAAGTCCATTTCGCCGCTCGGCTTGAAGTCGAAGAAGCAATTGGCCGCAGCCGCTGCGGTGGCAACAAACTCACAGCAACAACAGTTCTGCTTGCGCTGGAACAACTACCAAACCAATTTGACAAATGTCTTCGATGAGCTGCTGCAGAATGAGTCctttgtggatgtaacgctcgCTTGCGAAGGTCAGTCCATCAAGGCGCACAAGATGGTGCTATCCGCTTGCTCGCCATACTTCCAAGCGCTCTTCTACGATAATCCTTGCCAGCATCCCATAATTATAATGCGCGATGTGAGATGGGAAGAGCTGAAAGCCATAATGGAGTTCATGTATAAGGGTGAGATCAATGTCAGTCAAGAGCAGATAAATCCTTTGCTGAAAGTCGCCGAAATGTTGAAGATACGCGGTTTGGCGGAAGTGAGCGCCGGAAGTGGTCATGGTATGGCCGCACCACATCCTATGATGCCCGAACAGCGCATGACCATTTTCGATGACGAGGAGGAAGCTGAAAGCGATGATGATACAGAAAGTGCCGAAGATGGGTGCCAAAAGCCAAAACGTGCACGTATGCTGGATCCTACAATGGGCAAGGTTTTTCCACATACTGCCGCACTTGATTTAAATTTGGCTGCACAGCGTCAGCGCAAACGTTCGCGAGATGGTCTATTCACCGATGGCAATATGTCACGTTTCGGTGCCAATGCTTCAATGCAGTCAACAAGCGAGTCAGCGGAACCCAATACGCAAACAACCAACGCTACCACTGACGAAACAAGTGGCGCTGATGTCAGTGCTACTCCACAACAACCAGTCGTTGCCGTGACCACATCCACCATTGTACGCAATCCTTTCGCTTCGCCAAACCCCAACCCTACTAACAACGCCGCAGCAAATGCCAATCAAAGCAACTCACAGTCCGCCATTGCAACAACTTCAGCACCAACCGCTGCTAGCTCATCAACACCAACGCTTTGCAGCTCAACACCGACTGCACCAGACACACCAACATCACTTGCCACCGGTCACTCATATCGTCCACCATCTATGCCGTCGGCCAGCAGTCTCAAAGGTGCAATGTCTTCGCCAGCCGCAGCCgcagccgcagcagcagcagctactGCAAGCGGCATGCCCTTGAATGTACATTCCAATCCcgttgccgccgccgccgcagcAGCTGCGTTGGGCGTAAATCCACATCATCCGCATCACCcgcaccatcatcatcatcatgcCGCAGCTGCGGCCCAACAGTTGGCCGCTCAACATCAGTTGCATGCAGCGGCGCACTCACACGCGGCTATGGCTTCAGCCTTAGGCGCTTCTCTGGCTGCTGGTGCTGGCGCAGGCGCCGCTGGCACAGGAGCCGCTGGGGCTGCAAATATTTCATCCGCGGTGGGACATCATGATGAGCTGGAGATCAAACCAGAAATCGCTGAGATGATTCGTGAGGAAGAAAGG